In the Wyeomyia smithii strain HCP4-BCI-WySm-NY-G18 chromosome 2, ASM2978416v1, whole genome shotgun sequence genome, one interval contains:
- the LOC129719850 gene encoding uncharacterized protein LOC129719850 produces MLRAAAYALRFSHNASKKQPKLIGQLQQSELRAAETMIIKQAQRETYQDEIAALLFEAPNKPNQKNIGKDSSIYQLVPILDEKGVLREQGRFGAAKVSYNVRHPKILPRKHQITELLVDRYQREYHHDNAETVTNEIRQLYTIPRLRLVVKKVFRDCQLCKVRQAKPMVPLMAPLPKARLAHHEKAFTYTGVDYFGPLVVKMGRSNVKRWVALFTCLTVRAVHLETAYTLSTESCVSCVRRFVGRRGSPAEFFSDNGTNFQGANRVLQYQISQGLAETFTSINTKWNFIPPGAPHMGGAWERLVQSVKAAMGDAYVEGLQTLVVEAERLVNSRPLTYLPLDSEESEALIPNHFLLLALNVLVRRQVLGKSWDQIQRKLDGFWKRWLLEYLPVIRRQPRWFDETRELEPGDLVMVADPTVRKGWERGRILRIIRNRDGRGRRAVVKICGKTPVRPVSRLALLDVKKRGEALDDSRLHPGETVDAENAQLTTLATFSTRGVASPDQATRQFN; encoded by the exons ATGCTGCGAGCAGCTGCATATGCACTGCGCTTCAGTCATAATGCTTcgaaaaaacaaccaaaattgaTCGGGCAACTACAGCAGTCGGAGCTTCGAGCAGCAGAAACGATGATTATTAAACAAGCGCAACGCGAAACTTACCAAGATGAGATTGCTGCTTTGTTATTCGAAGCGCCGAACAAACCTAATCAAAAAAACATTGGAAAAGACAGTTCTATCTACCAATTGGTACCCATTTTGGATGAAAAAGGCGTGTTGCGCGAGCAAGGTCGGTTTGGGGCAGCAAAGGTGTCTTATAACGTGCGTCATCCTAAAATCTTACCAAGGAAACATCAAATAACAGAGCTTCTAGTGGATCGGTATCAGCGCGAGTATCATCATGATAACGCTGAAACAGTAACCAACGAAATTCGTCAGCTCTATACCATTCCTCGGCTGCGCTTAGTAGTCAAGAAAGTCTTTCGTGATTGTCAACTCTGCAAGGTTCGTCAAGCAAAACCGATGGTTCCCCTGATGGCTCCACTTCCAAAAGCACGTCTGGCACATCACGAGAAAGCCTTTACATACACGGGCGTAGACTATTTTGGACCACTAGTGGTGAAAATGGGGAGATCAAATGTGAAACGGTGGGTGGCTCTTTTCACCTGCTTGACGGTGAGAGCAGTTCACTTAGAAACTGCTTATACATTGTCGACCGAATCTTGCGTTTCCTGTGTTCGGAGATTTGTCGGTCGTCGTGGATCGCCTGCTGAATTTTTCAGCGATAATGGGACCAACTTCCAAGGAGCCAATCGTGTGCTACAGTATCAGATAAGCCAGGGACTAGCCGAAACGTTTACTAGTATCAACACCAAATGGAATTTCATTCCACCGGGAGCTCCCCACATGGGAGGTGCGTGGGAGCGCCTTGTGCAATCGGTTAAAGCAGCAATGGGTGATGCTTACGTCGAGGGGTTGCAAACACTGGTCGTGGAGGCTGAAAGACTCGTAAACTCTAGACCTCTGACATATTTACCGCTCGATTCTGAGGAATCAGAGGCACTTATTCCGAACCATTTTCTTTTGCTGGCTTTGAACGTG CTGGTTCGACGACAAGTCCTAGGCAAGTCCTGGGATCAGATTCAGCGCAAGCTGGATGGTTTTTGGAAACGATGGCTATTGGAGTACTTACCGGTGATTCGTCGGCAACCAAGATGGTTTGACGAAACGCGAGAGCTGGAGCCAGGGGATCTGGTGATGGTTGCAGACCCCACGGTACGAAAGGGATGGGAACGCGGGCGAATTTTACGGATAATCCGAAATCGAGATGGTCGAGGTCGCCGGGCCGTTGTGAAGATCTGTGGAAAAACTCCAGTGCGACCTGTGTCACGGTTGGCGTTGCTGGACGTGAAGAAGAGAGGTGAAGCTCTAGATGACTCCAGACTACACCCGGGGGAGACTGTTGACGCAGAAAACGCCCAGCTGACCACCCTAGCTACTTTTAGTACTCGAGGCGTTGCGTCGCCTGATCAAGCGACGCGCCAGTTCAACTGA